A region of the Cyanobium usitatum str. Tous genome:
CCCAGCGGAAGTTTTCTCCCTGAAGCCAAAGGCTGATGGCACAGCCGAAGTGCTGACCATAAAGCGGAAAGGGATGCTGCCAAAACGGCGGACGGCCTTAGCCCTGCCGCTGGACGAGAGGACTGAGCCAGAGGACAAAAGGATCTGCCTCATCGGCAGGCCGGAGGAGTACGACAGCCTTGAGGCCAAACGACTCACAGGGGCCTGGGGGAAATGGCTGGTGGCGCGCAGCGATGGAATCCAGCTCTATGACTTGCGGCATTGCTGGGCAATACGCAGCATTCGCCGCAACTTGAACGCCTCTCTTGCAGCCAAGACAATGGGCCACTCCCTGGACGTCCATCACCGCACGTATCACCGCTGGCTCGAACAGCAGGATGTAGCCACCGTCGCCGCCACGCTTAAGCAAGACCCCAAGAAGTAGAGGACGGGGAACAACCAGCCCAGTTCACTCGTCGCCCTTGAGCCACGCGGCCAGCAGCTTGTGGCGGTCCTGGCCGTCGAGCAGCTCTGGCAGCACTGCATCGGGCCCGGCCCAGCCATGGCATCTTGAGCAGTGGTCGGGTTTTAGCTCCCTGCCTGAATCTCCCGCACTGCCTCGTCGATTGTCTCGCCCAGGTTCAGTTCTCCGCCCTGGCCAGCCAACTCGGCGAAGCGGCGACCCTGCGGGAGAAGCCGACCTTGTGCTGATCCCACTGCGTCGTTGAAGCTTTTGTTCAGGCGCGTCAGGTTGACACCTATCGCATTGAACTTATCAATAAAGAGTAGAAAGCGTTTGTGAAGCTCAACAGCCTGCCCCTGAATCTCATCGATGTTCCTTGCGATCTCCGCCTGCTGAATCGTCATCGACAGGCCCTTGAGAATCGCCAACAAGCTAGTTGGAAAAGTGAGGATAATATTTTTGCTAAAGGCATATTCCAGAAGCTGCGGATCACGCTCTAGAGCCATCGAAAGGGCGCCTTCCACCGGGATAAAAAGCACCACGGCATCTACAACCTGGCCGAGGGTGTTGAGCTTATTGGCGTAGTCCTTCTTACTCAGGAGATCGATATGGCTACGCACCTTCCTCAGGTGCTCCTTCAGTGCCGCCTCCCGCTGGCTTTGGTCGTTGGCTTGTAAGGCATCGAGGTAACTCTCAATCGGCGCCTTGGCATCCACGATCAGTCGGCGTGAGCCTGGGATTGTGATCACACAGTCAGGTCGATAAGCGCCCTCGTCAGTGCCCACATGCACCTGCTCATCGAAGTCGCAGTAACTGATCAGTCCCACAAACTCAAGGATGCGGCGCAGGTTCACCTCTCCCCACTGGCCTTTCACATTCGGGGACCGCAGGGCAGAGGTGAGCTGCTGGGCTGCGCTCTGAACGTCTTCACTGCGCTGTCGGAGATCTCTGGTGGTTTCCGCCAGCACTGACAGCTTGGCGTTGGAGTCCTTCTGCAAGTTCTCGACCTGCTGCCGCAGCTGCTGCACCTCCTTTGCGAACGGTTCACTCACCGTTTCCTTGGTACTTTTCAGCAGCGCTTCGCGAGAGCCATCCAGCATCTGGCCACTGAGTGAGCGGAACTGGGTTAACAGATCGGTGCGAGCCTGCTCCAGGAACTGGGTCTGGCTCTCTTGGGAGCGAAGCTTTTCACTGGTTTCGGCCAGGCAGGTGGAAAGCGCCTCGCGTTCCGCTCGGGTCTGCTCCACTAGCTCGTGGTTGGCCAGGTGGGTTCGATGTAGAGCATCGCGCTCTCGTGTCACTGCCTCTAGCTCTGTCCGGCTGATGGCAGCCGCTTCGCGAGCCTGCAGTGCATCCTGCTGGATTCCTTTGAGTTCTGCGCTCTGAATCTCAAGCTGGCGTGAGAAATGCTCCAGTCCCTGATCGGCTTTAAGCAAACGCTCCTCCAGAAGTCGACGCTCCCCGGCGCCATCTCCAGTACTCCCCCGCTGAAACAAGCGGCTGAGGATGAATCCGGCAATCAAGCCAGCCAGCACGCCAGTGATGAAAAGCAAAAAAGGCGCCATCGGGATAAACCGTCTGCTTGAGATTCTCCTTGGTCTCTACCTTGCCCCCCACCATCGCCCTCAACCGCCAGCGGCGGCCTCCAGCGCCATCACCACAGTGCGGCCTGGTCGGCATCCAAGCGTGGCCCCAGGCTGGCCTGACTCCACCTATGGAGACAGCTCCTTGACAGAGCAAGGCGCCCAGGATTAGTACTGGCGTACTAAGGGCAAGGCTATGAAGAAGCAGGCGTGGATACAGGACCCCAGGACCGCCAACACGATGCGGTTCCACTTCGATCCCAAGAGCTGGAGCGCGCACCCGATGTACTTCGTCGATTCAGGCCGCCCACTAACTGGTGAGCCACCGTTGCTCAAGGCCCGGAGCCACATGCGCCGCGATGACGCCAGGAAGCTCTGGCGCGAACTGCAGGGCCAAGGCTGGAAGCAGGTGGAACCCCAGTGGGGCGCTTACGCAGATGTTTGAAGGTGGCATGCGCGGCGTAAATTCGAGGTGCGGGCAGCGGTCACTCGGTTCGTCACTCCGTAGTCCCAGGTCCATAGATCCCCGCGTGCGTGTGGAGATCACGGGGACGCACCCCTGAAGAGGATCACAGGCACGAAGACAACCACTAAAGCGGGGCCGCATAAGACCCGCTCCCTCAAGCTCTGGTCTGGGGCTAGAGCTATTCCCTAGGCTCCAATGACCAGGTAGTCAGACCATGGCAAGTACCCCTGCAACGACTGACAAGCCTGGGACTGGCTCAAAGCGGTTTCCTCTGGTCCACAAGCTTGTCCAGTTCGCTGATCTAAGGCGCTACTACGGGGAGATGCGCGAGGCCCTGAAGGCTTCCAATCGCCAGGCAGGCGCCTACAAGGGGTGGGTCACGCGTTGGAAGAACACGGCCGAAGGACTCGAACTTGAGCGCAAACGGCTTGAAGTGGAAGTCGAGACGCACCTTCACGATAAGAAGGTGCTGTCGGAGCAGCTACGTGCTATCAGCGAGGACTACCAATCGATGGGCACAGTCCTGGCCAAGCTCGAGCACTTCGAGAACGCAGTGGATGAGCTCCGCCGCTTGAAGTTGGTGGTCGACGAGCAGAGCCTGTCTGTCGGTTACTGGTCAGCTAAGGCTCAGAACGACCTTCGCTCAGGCGTGGACGACTTCCTCGAGGCCGTCGACCAGCTCATGGACGACGAATGGGTGGCACCTTCGGAACCCTCCACAGCCAGCTAGTGGCAAAGAAGCTCCTATCCGATCAGTTCCGAGAACAGCTCCAGTCACTGGGCTCAACTCTTGGTGCTCACACGAGGTCGCTTGAGCAGCACTTCGAGAACCAGGAAGCCTTCTTGGCTTTGCGCCACCGTGACCTTGAAGAGACTGCAACGGCAAGCCTTCCCGCGGCCCAGGGCGCTGCAGAAACGTTGGAAGTGGCTCTGGCGCCCCTAGTAAAGGGTGACTTGGCCCTGCTGGCGGTAACCGACCTCAAGCGCCTTTGTTCCCGCGCAGGGCTGAAGGGCTACTCCAAATACAAGAAGGCAGAGCTGGTCTCGCTTCTCAAAGCCAGTGGTGTCACAGCGCCCCCGCTACAGGTGAAGAAGCTGTCCCGTGCCCAACTCGAAGCCATCGCTTCGGCAGTATTGGCTTCAAGGGCTTTGGCGTAGCTCAAAGGTCTGGCACCCTTACCCAATGAACCCACAGGAGCTTTTGACCTACAGCGCTGAAGCCACTGCCCCATCAGAAGAGCTAGATCTGGAGCTCGACGAGTTCCTCGGCGCTCTCACAGCCCTTGGTGGATCTGCTGGCAATGGGCGTCTTCGCGAGTTCCTCGAGTGGGAAGACCCTGTCTACGAGGCGGTCAAGGCACAACTTCTGAGCCGCGGGCTCATCGTTTCAGGCAGAGGGCGTGGTGGTTCTGTTGCCCTTGCCGAAGAGGGCGCTAGTTCGCCCGCAGGGCCATCTGATCCTGCCAAGCGATCCAGGACCCCCCGTGCCAGCAATGGAAAATCCGGCAGCTCCTTTGAACAGGCGTTCCGGGCAATCGACGACTGCCTTCGTAAGGAGTCCGGTTGTGGCACCGAGCTCGACTACACCGAGCAGACCTCTTGGCTTCTGTTCCTCAAATACCTCGATGGTCTTGAGGAGGATCGCGCCGCAATGGCCCTGCTCGAGGGGCGCAGCCACCAACCGATCCTTGAGGATCAATACCGCTGGAACAGCTGGGCTGCACCAAAGGACGCCAGTGGTCAGCTCGATCACAACGCCGCTGTCACGGGCGATGACCTTCGTGATTTTGTGAACCAGCGCCTGTTCCCCTACCTGGAGCAGTTCAAGCAACGGGCCATCGGGCCAGACACCATCGAATACAAGATCGGTGAGATTTTCGGGGAGATCCGCAACAAGATCTCCAGCGGCTACAACCTGCGCGAAATCATCGACGTGATCGATTGCCTGCGCTTCCGCTCCCAAGCCGAGAAGCACGAGCTCTCGATGCTGTACGAGGAAAAGATCAAGCGGATGGGTAACGCTGGCCGAAATGGCGGTGAGTACTACACCCCCCGGCCACTGATTCGCTCGATCATCAAGGTCGTCAACCCACAAATTGGCGAGACCGTCTACGACCCTGCGGTTGGCTCTGCGGGCTTCTTGTGCGAAGCCTTTGAGTTCATGAGTAAGGGCGGCTCAACAGGCCGAGAGCTCACCACCGAAGACCTCAACACCCTTCAAACAAAGACCTTCACTGGCAAGGAGAAGAAGAGCCTCGCCTATGTGATCGCCATCATGAACATGATCCTGCATGGGATTGAGGCACCCAAGATCATCCGCTCAAACACTCTCACCGAGAACTTGAGCGATGTGCAGGAGCGTGATCGCTATGACGTCATCCTTGCCAACCCACCCTTTGGTGGAAGTGAACGCAGTGAGGTTCAACAGAACTTCCCGATTCGTTCTGGCGAAACTGCCTACCTGTTTTTGCAGCATTTCATTCGGATGCTTCGCGCAGGTGGCAGGGCAGGTGTAGTGATCAAAAACACCTTCCTCTCCAATAGCGACAACGCTTCTGTGGCCTTGCGCCAGAAGCTCGTTGAAGAGTGCAACCTCCACACCGTGCTCGATTGCCCTGGTGGGACGTTCCAGGGAGCAGGAGTCAAAACGGTCGTCCTGTTTTTTGAGAAGGGCACACCAACCCAGAAGGTGTGGTTCTACCAGTTGGATCCAGGTCGCAACATGGGTAAAACCAATCCACTCAATGACCGTGACTTGAGTGAGTTTATTGAGCTACAACAGAACTTTGCAGACTCGCCCAAAAGCTGGAGCTTGGACGTCGCGGCCATCGACCCGGATTCGCTTGACTTGTCCGTGAAGAACCCAAATGGCGGCGAGGAAATCGTGCACCGTAGCCCGCGAGAAATCATGGAAGAAATCACCGCACTGGACGCCGAGAGTGCGCAAGTGCTTGGCAACATCAAGGCGCTGCTATGAAGAAGGGGTGGAAAACAGAGCTCCTAGGCGAGCTTTGCGACGTGCTCGACCACAAGCGCAAGCCAATCACAAAGCGAGACCGCGAGGCCGGAGAGTATCCCTACTACGGTGCAACCGGTGTGCTCGACAACGTCGCCGGATATTTGTTCGACGAACCGCTGGTTCTCGTCGGCGAAGATGGCGCGAAGTGGGCATCAGGCGAGAACACCGCCTTCGCAGTCGAGGGAAAGATATGGGTCAACAATCACGCTCATGTCTTGAGGCCGCATCGAACCGTGCTTGTCGACAACTGGCTCATCTACCACCTAAACCACACCGACCTGATCGAGTTTGTTTCAGGCCTGACCGTTCCGAAGCTCAACCAAGGCCGCCTGCGTGAGATTCCGATTCCCGTCCCCCCGCTAGCCGAACAGCAGCGGATTGTTGGGCTGCTGGACGAAGCGTTTGAGGGCATCGCCACCGCCAAAGCCAAGGCCGAAAAGAACCTCCAAAATGCCCGCGCCCTCTTCGAAAGCCACCTCCAATCTGTCTTCACCCAGAATGGAGAAGCGTGGGTGAAGACGACATTAGAGGAAATGATTGAAAGCAACATCATTGGCCTCACCAAGAACAGCAGTGAGCAAGGGAACGACAAAGCTTGGCCCTACGTGAAGATGAACAACATTACACGGAACAGTGGTTTTGATTTCTCAAATTATACCTGCGTTGATGCTATTGCCGAAGAGGTTAGCAAATTCTCGCTCAAGGATGGCGACTTCTTGTTCAACACGCGGAATAGTCACGAGTTGGTCGGAAAGTCCTGCATCTATGAATCCGACTCGAATGATATCGTCCTGTATAACAACAATATTATGCGAATCCGCTTTCACAGAGGGATTGATCCCGGATTCGTTCTGCTTGCGTTCTCGTCCAAAAGCGTTGCGGATGAGCTCAATGCATTGAAGAGCGGCTCGACCAACGTTTCGGCCATCTACTTTAAAGACCTTAAATCGCTAGTTATCCCGATTCCCCCAATTGAGGAGCAAAAGAAGATCGCTGCCAAACTTAAAACCATCGACGCCGAAACCCAACGCCTCGCCCGCCTCTATGAGCGGAAGCTAGCCGCACTAGAGGTGTTGAAGAAGTCGCTACTACATCAAGCTTTCAGTGGGGAGCTTTAATTACCGCTAATGAACGAAGCGGAAACTCGCGCTGAACTTATTGATCCGCTTCTAGCCACAGCCGGTTGGGGAGTGGTTGATGGCAGCAGGATTCGCCGTGAGTTCTCCATCACTCCTGGCCGTATTGAAGGCGCGGGTAAGCGTGGGAAGTCTTTGACTGCCGATTACGTACTCACTTATCGAAATTGTCAATTGGCGGTGGTGGAGGCAAAGCCCGACACCGCAGCGCTAACTGAGGGTGTCGCTCAAGCCAAGGACTACGCCGACAAACTGCAAATCCGTTTCACCTACTCCAGTAATGGAAAGGGGATCTATGCCATTGATATGGACAGTGGCGAGGAAGGTGAGGTTGAGACCTTCCCCACACCAGAGGAGCTATGGAACCGCACCTTCGCAGTTGAGAACGAGTGGCGTGATCGCTTTTCTGCCATCCCCTACCAAGACAAGGGAGGTAGTTGGCAGATTCGCTTCTACCAAGACATTGCCGTCAGACGGGTATTGGAAGCGCTCGCCGCCCGCAAAGACCGCATCCTGTTGACCCTTGCCACGGGGACAGGCAAGACCTCAATTGCCTTCCAGATCATCTGGAAGCTGTTCCAAGCCAGATGGAACCTCTCCTCCCAACCCACCAGACGCCCTCGGATTCTTTTCCTGGCCGACCGAAACACCCTCGCAAAGCAGGCTTTCAACGACTTCACCAGCTTCGCGGCCTTTGAGGAGAACGCCCTGGCCCGCCTTCGGCCAGATGAGTTGCGCAGGAGGGGTCGGGTACCGACCAACGCCAGCGTTTTCCTGACGATCTTTCAGACGTTCATGTCAGGCCCTGCGGAAGATGGGAAGCCTTCCCCATGGTTTGGGCAGTACCCGCCTGACTTCTTTGATTTCATCGTGATTGATGAGTGCCACAGAGGAGGCGCAAACAGCGAATCAACTTGGCGGGACATCCTCGAATACTTCAAGCCAGCGGTTCAGCTGGGTTTGACGGCTACCCCTCGTCGCACGGAAAACACCGACACCTACGCCTACTTCGGCGAGCCGGTCTACACCTATTCACTCAAGGAGGGGATCAACGACGGATACCTCACGCCTTTCCGCGTCAAGCAGATCAGCACATCGCTGGATGAATACGTCTACACACCTGATGACATGGTGCTGGAAGGTGATGTGGAAGCCGGCCGCCGCTACACCGAAGCCGAGTTCAACCGCATCATCGAGATAAAGCAGCGCGAGAAGCAACGGGTAGAAATTCTGCTAAACCAGATCGACCAACGCCAGAAAACCATTGTTTTCTGCGCCACCCAGGAGCACGCACTGGCGATCCGCGACCTAATCAACCAACTCAAGAGCAGCTCCAATCCCAACTACTGCCAGCGAGTCACGGCTGACGATGGCGAGCTTGGCGAGACGCACCTAAGCGACTTCCAGGACAACGAAAAGTCGATCCCAACAATCCTGACGACTTCGCAGAAGCTCTCAACAGGGGTGGATGCCAGAAACATTCGCAATATCGCCCTGCTGCGACCCGTCAACTCAATGATCGAGTTCAAGCAGATCGTCGGTCGGGGCACGCGCCTCTATGACGGCAAGGATTACTTCACGATCCTCGACTTCGTCAAGGCATACCAGCTGTTTAGTGATCCCGAATGGGATGGCCCCCCTGAAGCCGTCGACCCCCCTGACAAGCCCCCAAAGCCCAAACCCGACGTCGACGAACCTGAAGAGCCTGATGATGAAGGCCTCGAGGAATCACCTCGCCGTAGCAAGGTCAGCATCAAGCTCGGTGATGGGAAGGAACGGTCCCTGCAGCACATGATGGTGACGAGCTTTTGGCACCCTGATGGCAAGCCGATGAGCTCGACCCAGTTCATCGAGCTCCTCTACGGCCAGTTGCCTGAATTCGCTAAGGATGAGGCCGAACTCCGTGAGATATGGAGTTCACCAGCCACTCGTAGCAAGCTCTTGCAGGGCTTGGCTGAAAAAGGTTTTGGTGGCGAGCAGCTTGCTGAAATCCAATCGATCATTTCAGCTGAAAACAGCGACCTGTTCGACGTGCTGGCCTACGTCGCCTATGCCCTTGGTCCAATCCCGCGAGAAGAGCGTGCCCAACAAGCCCGCTTGTATGTCGACTCTCGCTTCAGCTCTAAGCAGCAGGTCTTTATCAACTTCGTGCTGCAGCACTACGTGACGATGGGCGTTCAGGAGTTGGCGCAGGAGAAGCTTGCGCCACTTCTGAGGCTTCGTTACCAGAATTCGATTGCTGATGCACTGAACGACCTAGGTGGACCAAAAGAGGTTGGTGATATGTTCGCCCGCTTCCAGCGGTATCTGTATGAACCCATCAACGGGTAGCCAACTGCCTATGAAGATGTGACGGGTGAAGGTCTTGCTCCTGTCCAGGCGAGCTTCTTTATGACTCCACATCTGTGCTGGAGAGAACTAGGCCTCATCCAGAGACAGATCACTTTGACGCCTGAGCACGCTTGCAGCCATTGCCGACTGTCGGCAAGAAGGCGACAGTGGCCAAGAACAGATCCCGAACGTGATGCCCCTGGCCCCGGGAACCATCCTGCCTGCACTGCTGGCCCTGGTGGGCGGCGGACTTCTTTCGACCCTGTTGGCGCGGGTGCTCACACTGGCCCTGAGCCGGGTGGTGCGGCGCACAAGGAACCAGACTGACGACTTCGTGGTGCAGGCGCTGGGAGAAACGATTCCCCCGGCCGGCTGGGTAGTGAGTGCCGCCGTGGCGTGGCAGATCATTTCCACCAGCGCAGCCGGCGATCAGGTGGCCTTCGGGCTGGCGAAACTGATCCTGGTGATCCTGCTGGTGCGGCTGGTGAACCGCATCAGTATTCGGCTGTTGCAGAGCTGGGCCCGCCGCCAGAACAACGATGCCGTCGCCACGATGATCAGTTCGCTGGCGCCCTTGGTGCGGGCACTGGTGTGGACCGTGGGAGCGGTGTTCTATCTGCAGAACATCGGTGTGCAGATGGCAGCGATCTGGGCCCTGCTGAGTGCCGGCGGCATCGGGGTCGGACTGGCCCTGCGAGAGCCGGTGGCGGAGTTTTTTGAATACATCACAATCCTGCTCGACAAACCCTTTGTGAGTGGTCAGTTCATCAACGTGGGCGATGTGTGGGGCACGGTGGAGCGCGTGGGTGTGCGCAGCACTCGCCTGCGCAGCATCAACGGTGAAGCAATCGTGATGAGCAACAGCGCGCTCACCGAGTCAGTGGTGGCCAACTACGGCGCCATGCAGCGCCGGCGCCTGATCTACCGCCTTGGGGTGACCTACGACACCAGCCACGCCACGTTGGAGCGCATTCCAGAGCTGCTCAAGGGGATTGTGGAAGGGGGAGGCGATGCCGAATTTGATCGCTGTCACTTTGTGGCCTTCAACGACAGCAGTCTTGATTTCGAACTCGTGTATTTCGTTCCCACCAATGATTTCGACCGAGCGATGACCGTGCAGCAGCGCATCAACCTGGAGATCGTGAAGCGCTTCGCTGAACAAGGCATCGCATTCGCTTTCCCCACACGAACGGTGGAGCTCAACTACACAACGGCCGACTGATGCGATCATCACTCGGCTCCGAACGGGGTCACGCTGGCGTCTTAGCTGTTCTGGTGAAGTAGTCATAAGGCACCGGCTCGAGCGTTTTCAGCGTCTTGTTTCCCTTCAGAGAATGTTCGTCTCACGAACCGATG
Encoded here:
- a CDS encoding mechanosensitive ion channel family protein; translation: MPLAPGTILPALLALVGGGLLSTLLARVLTLALSRVVRRTRNQTDDFVVQALGETIPPAGWVVSAAVAWQIISTSAAGDQVAFGLAKLILVILLVRLVNRISIRLLQSWARRQNNDAVATMISSLAPLVRALVWTVGAVFYLQNIGVQMAAIWALLSAGGIGVGLALREPVAEFFEYITILLDKPFVSGQFINVGDVWGTVERVGVRSTRLRSINGEAIVMSNSALTESVVANYGAMQRRRLIYRLGVTYDTSHATLERIPELLKGIVEGGGDAEFDRCHFVAFNDSSLDFELVYFVPTNDFDRAMTVQQRINLEIVKRFAEQGIAFAFPTRTVELNYTTAD
- a CDS encoding DUF1651 domain-containing protein; translation: MKKQAWIQDPRTANTMRFHFDPKSWSAHPMYFVDSGRPLTGEPPLLKARSHMRRDDARKLWRELQGQGWKQVEPQWGAYADV
- a CDS encoding restriction endonuclease subunit S; protein product: MKKGWKTELLGELCDVLDHKRKPITKRDREAGEYPYYGATGVLDNVAGYLFDEPLVLVGEDGAKWASGENTAFAVEGKIWVNNHAHVLRPHRTVLVDNWLIYHLNHTDLIEFVSGLTVPKLNQGRLREIPIPVPPLAEQQRIVGLLDEAFEGIATAKAKAEKNLQNARALFESHLQSVFTQNGEAWVKTTLEEMIESNIIGLTKNSSEQGNDKAWPYVKMNNITRNSGFDFSNYTCVDAIAEEVSKFSLKDGDFLFNTRNSHELVGKSCIYESDSNDIVLYNNNIMRIRFHRGIDPGFVLLAFSSKSVADELNALKSGSTNVSAIYFKDLKSLVIPIPPIEEQKKIAAKLKTIDAETQRLARLYERKLAALEVLKKSLLHQAFSGEL
- a CDS encoding type I restriction-modification system subunit M, which encodes MTYSAEATAPSEELDLELDEFLGALTALGGSAGNGRLREFLEWEDPVYEAVKAQLLSRGLIVSGRGRGGSVALAEEGASSPAGPSDPAKRSRTPRASNGKSGSSFEQAFRAIDDCLRKESGCGTELDYTEQTSWLLFLKYLDGLEEDRAAMALLEGRSHQPILEDQYRWNSWAAPKDASGQLDHNAAVTGDDLRDFVNQRLFPYLEQFKQRAIGPDTIEYKIGEIFGEIRNKISSGYNLREIIDVIDCLRFRSQAEKHELSMLYEEKIKRMGNAGRNGGEYYTPRPLIRSIIKVVNPQIGETVYDPAVGSAGFLCEAFEFMSKGGSTGRELTTEDLNTLQTKTFTGKEKKSLAYVIAIMNMILHGIEAPKIIRSNTLTENLSDVQERDRYDVILANPPFGGSERSEVQQNFPIRSGETAYLFLQHFIRMLRAGGRAGVVIKNTFLSNSDNASVALRQKLVEECNLHTVLDCPGGTFQGAGVKTVVLFFEKGTPTQKVWFYQLDPGRNMGKTNPLNDRDLSEFIELQQNFADSPKSWSLDVAAIDPDSLDLSVKNPNGGEEIVHRSPREIMEEITALDAESAQVLGNIKALL
- the rmuC gene encoding DNA recombination protein RmuC, which encodes MAPFLLFITGVLAGLIAGFILSRLFQRGSTGDGAGERRLLEERLLKADQGLEHFSRQLEIQSAELKGIQQDALQAREAAAISRTELEAVTRERDALHRTHLANHELVEQTRAEREALSTCLAETSEKLRSQESQTQFLEQARTDLLTQFRSLSGQMLDGSREALLKSTKETVSEPFAKEVQQLRQQVENLQKDSNAKLSVLAETTRDLRQRSEDVQSAAQQLTSALRSPNVKGQWGEVNLRRILEFVGLISYCDFDEQVHVGTDEGAYRPDCVITIPGSRRLIVDAKAPIESYLDALQANDQSQREAALKEHLRKVRSHIDLLSKKDYANKLNTLGQVVDAVVLFIPVEGALSMALERDPQLLEYAFSKNIILTFPTSLLAILKGLSMTIQQAEIARNIDEIQGQAVELHKRFLLFIDKFNAIGVNLTRLNKSFNDAVGSAQGRLLPQGRRFAELAGQGGELNLGETIDEAVREIQAGS
- the hsdR gene encoding EcoAI/FtnUII family type I restriction enzme subunit R, whose protein sequence is MNEAETRAELIDPLLATAGWGVVDGSRIRREFSITPGRIEGAGKRGKSLTADYVLTYRNCQLAVVEAKPDTAALTEGVAQAKDYADKLQIRFTYSSNGKGIYAIDMDSGEEGEVETFPTPEELWNRTFAVENEWRDRFSAIPYQDKGGSWQIRFYQDIAVRRVLEALAARKDRILLTLATGTGKTSIAFQIIWKLFQARWNLSSQPTRRPRILFLADRNTLAKQAFNDFTSFAAFEENALARLRPDELRRRGRVPTNASVFLTIFQTFMSGPAEDGKPSPWFGQYPPDFFDFIVIDECHRGGANSESTWRDILEYFKPAVQLGLTATPRRTENTDTYAYFGEPVYTYSLKEGINDGYLTPFRVKQISTSLDEYVYTPDDMVLEGDVEAGRRYTEAEFNRIIEIKQREKQRVEILLNQIDQRQKTIVFCATQEHALAIRDLINQLKSSSNPNYCQRVTADDGELGETHLSDFQDNEKSIPTILTTSQKLSTGVDARNIRNIALLRPVNSMIEFKQIVGRGTRLYDGKDYFTILDFVKAYQLFSDPEWDGPPEAVDPPDKPPKPKPDVDEPEEPDDEGLEESPRRSKVSIKLGDGKERSLQHMMVTSFWHPDGKPMSSTQFIELLYGQLPEFAKDEAELREIWSSPATRSKLLQGLAEKGFGGEQLAEIQSIISAENSDLFDVLAYVAYALGPIPREERAQQARLYVDSRFSSKQQVFINFVLQHYVTMGVQELAQEKLAPLLRLRYQNSIADALNDLGGPKEVGDMFARFQRYLYEPING